The Vanacampus margaritifer isolate UIUO_Vmar chromosome 15, RoL_Vmar_1.0, whole genome shotgun sequence genome contains the following window.
GGAGGCCAAACTGGCGGACTTGGAGCAAACATTGAAGTCTAAAGACGAAGCAATTGAGAACCTTCAGTGCAAGATTGGCCAGCAGGAGCAACTTCTGTCCGAAACACTTAACAGAGAGCTGAACAAGGACGCCGAAACCCATCAGGCCGAGACTGACTCCGATAACACCTTGGTACGATCCCAAGTGGCCTCCTTGGAAACAGAGTGTGAAACCCTGCAAAAGAGAGTCCTAGAGGCTCAAGAGTCTCGCAAGGAGAGCATCCGCAAAGCCAAGGAGAAAGACAGGCACCATCGGGATCAGCTGAAGCAGCAGAAGGAGGAATACAGCGAGCTCATGGAACGTTTTGAGCTGCAGAGTGGCGAGCGTGAGCTTCTTCTCACTAAAGTGAGACAACTAGAAGATAAAATGAGCCCACATGGTGAGGAGAGCAAGGACCTGATGGCGAAGATCGAGAAGACCTCAGCTAACGATTGGGTTCAAGAAGACTGGGTGGATTTTGCCGCATCTGAGGCTGATTCAGAGCAAAACAAATCAGGCATTCAGGGACAGCAACTATCCGAGCAGTCTGCAAAAGTCTCGGCTCAAATGGAGGAACCCTTGAAAGCTCTCAAGGAAGACATCCAGGCTATGCGGACAGCAAACATGGAGCTTGAGCTCAAGCTTCAGGAAGCTCAGACCAGCCTGTCCCAGAAAGAAACTGAACTGCAGGACGTGAGCAAGGAGCTGCAAGCCCTACGAGAAAATGAAAGCCAGATTGAAGCCCTCTCCGATGAAATTAAAGATCTGAGAGAAAAGTACAGGCAAGCGGAGTCTTGTGCCGAGGCGTTGAAAGCCGAAATGGAAGCTGCAACCGCAACGGCATCTTCTCAATCCGCCAGCTCCATTGCTGCGCTTCAAGTTGAAGTGGAGGATTTCAAACAGTTTCTGAACAATAAGAACCACGAGATCACCGAGCTAAGCCAGCAGCTCTGTGAGCAAAATACCCTCATACTGTCAATGCAGGACACGGTGGGCCACAAAGATCAACTGATAGCCTCCTTAGAGGAGGAACTCAAGATGGAAAAAGAGAACAGCAAGAAGTTGGAGGTTGAGGTTTCGCAGAGGCAGGAGGGCGAGGACAACGAAGCCAAGCTCCAGCAGCTTCAGCGTAAATTTCAGGCGGCCCTCATCTCTCGCAAGGAAGTTCTAAAGGAGAACAAGACCCAGAAGGAACAGCTGACTTTGAGTGAGAACCTCATAGGGGAACTGCAGCAGAAGATTAAGGTGGCGCAAGATGAGCTGGAGAAGCTCAGAGCAGAACGCACCAGGCTAATAGACGAGGTGGACCGCATGTTGCTAGAAAACCAAAGCTTGAGCTCATCCTGTGAGAGTCTCAAGCTGGCAATGGACGCCATAGCAAGTGAGAAAGACGCATGTAAAAGAGAAGGCGAGTGGGCCAAAGAGGAGGCGGCTAAGATGTGTAAGGAATGGGAGGAGAAGGTCAACGGCATGAAGGACGAGTACGAAACCCTGCTACGCTCCTACGAGAACGTGAGCGATGAGGCCGAGCGGGTCAGGCGAGTCCTGGAGGCTGCCAGGCAGGAGAGGCAGGAGCTCGCCGCCAAGGTGAAGTCCAACGAGGCCTCCAGGCAGGAAGCGGAAATGCAGGCGGAGGAAGCACGGAAAGAAGTGGAGGTGGTCAAAGACAAAATGAGGAAGTTTGTCAAAGCCAAGCAGCAAAAGATCCTGGAGTTGGAGGAGGAGACGGAAAGACTGCGCGAGGGGCAGGAGAAGGCACCAACAAAATCACAAGACGAAGCTCAAACCACTGAGCTGAACGGACTTCGGGAGGAACTTCAAACTTTGAAAGTCAAGCTGGACACTACTGTGGCAGAAAGAGATGCTTTAACACAGCAGATTGAACAGCTGAAGGAACGATTTGACCAAGAGGGAAGACAAGATCACACTGCTCCCCTCGCAGGAGATGTTCAGACGTCAGATCCAGTCGTGACAGAGACAGAAATGCTTGAGGCCGAAAAAACTCCAAAGGAGAATCCAGATGACCACATAAGTTCGACATCTGCTCAAGTTGTTGGATCGGAACCTACGAGGGAACATGTTTTATTAGAGGACAAAATAAAGGAGATGGAGGCAGCTCTTAGTTCAGAGAGGGAACGCTGGCAGGAGAAGGAGGCCAAACTGAAGGCTGGACTAGCCTCTCTTGAACGAGATCTCCAGGAGAGCAACGAAAATGCAAGCCTGGTGGCCTCTCTGGAAGAGCGTCTGCAGGAGAGCAAAGAGCGAGAAAAGTGTCTAATCGAGGAGGGCTCTAAACGGGAGGTCCAGTTCAAGGAACTCCTTAAAAACCTGGAGAGTGAGAAGGACAACTTAGAGGAGCGTCTGATGAACCAGCTGGCCCAACTCAACGGCAGCATCGCCGGCTACCAGCAAGACGCGGCCGACCACCACGACAAACTTACCGAACTTAAACGGGAGGTGGACGGGCTCGAGAGGGAGCGGGGCGACCTTGAAGCCGAGGCCCGGGCCCAGACAGACAGGGCGGCCCGGCTTGAAGAGGACATGAGGCAAGCCCAGAGGCAGCGGGCGGAAGCCGAAGCAGAAACCGGGAAGCACCGAGAGTTGGAGCATCAGCTGAGGTCTGCTCAGAGGGTCCGAGAAGGCAGCCAGAGCCGAGCACGTCAGCTGGAGGAACTCCTGAGGGAGAAGCAGCTGGAGGTCCGTCAGCTCCAGAAGGACAGCATCCAGTACCAAGAGAGAATCAGCGAGCTGGGAGTGGAAGTGAAGGCCCTGCAGCTGGGCCACAATGAGCTCACCAAGAATCTCGAGCGGTCCGAAGGAGAGACTTCCAAAAATCTGGAAGAGCTGAAGAGAACTGAAGCAGAATTGGCAAACTGTAAATCCAACTTCAGTCAAGCCGAGGAGCAGTTAAGCCAGCTCATGcttgaaaaaacaactttggaaAAGAACGCCCATCAGAAGGAAGCTCTTTGGAAAGCCGAAGCCGAGCAAACGCTGGACTCGGTCCGATTCAGATTGGGAGCTGAACTGAAGGAGATGGAGCTGAGACTGGAAGAGGCTTTCAGTGAGCgggacaaagaagaagaagccacgCTGGAGGCCAGAGAGGCGGCGGAGGCGGCCGAGCGACGAGCGCACGAGATGCAGGCCCGCCTTGATGAGTCTCTCGCCCGGCTCGCTGCCTTCTCGCGCTGCATGTCGTCGCTGCAGGACGACCGAGACCGAGTTCTGGACGAGGCCCGGCAATGGGAGACGCGCTTTAACGACACTCTGCTCGGCAAGGAGGCTGACATTCGTGACAGGGAAACCAGGGCCAAGGAGCTGGCGGAGAACCTTCAGAAAGAAACTGCTCTCAAAGAAGAACTCCAGCTCGCACTGGACAGGTAGGTCATGAATCGGTTTTTCGTAGTTCACACGTGTGCTTCAAATCCGTGAATTCTACATTGCAGGTTAGAAAAATCGGACAAAGAACAGCAGCTGGAATTGGATGAGGCAAAGAAGAAATTAAACGAGAGCCAAGCTGAGGTTGAGCGGGAGCACGACGAGCTCCTGCGAACGACAGCGGAATTGCAGTCGGCGCAGAGCGAAGTGCGGCTGCTCAAGGGCGAGGTGGAAAGCCACAACCAGAGGGTCCACGCTCTGGAGGAGGCCGTGGCCCGGCTGCAGGAGGACGTCGGCAGGGCCCAGCTGGAGCTGCGGCAGAGGGAGGCGGACGATCGGCGTCTGTGCCTGACCTTGGAGCAGCTGGAGGCGGACCTGCACACCTCCAAGGCGCTGACGGAGAACTTGCAGGTGGCGTTGCATGAGAAGGAGAAGAGAGAAGTGGAAATGCTGGATGAGAAGGAGAAAGCCGTGGCTCAGGTAAGAACAGCACAAGATCTCATCGTCACGCTTGGAGACGAGTGCGTTTGTCCTCACAGGCTGCAGAGGAGGCGCGCAAGGAGGCGGACGGCAGGGCACGTCAAGCCGAGGAGGAGCTGGAGCGCAGGCGAGGGGAACTCCGAGTCGTTGAGGAGAAACTGCGGCAGGCTGAGGAGGAGAGTGGCGGCCGGCGAGCCAAACTGGACTCCTTCACAAAGGCCATGGGCTCGTTGCAGGACGACCGAGACCGAGTGCTCAACATGTACAAGCAGCTGGAGGAGAAACACCTCCAGGTCATGCTGGACAAAGATGCCGTGATCCAGGAGGCGGCGAGCGAGAGCAACAGTCTCAAGGAGGAGCTGCGCTCTCTGCTGGTCCAGAGGGACGACCTGTACGCCGAGAAGGCCAAACTATCCGCCCAGCTCCACGGCTACCGAGACGAACTCAAGCAGGTTCTCAGCATGAAGGACTCTCAGCACAAACAGCTTCTCGCTGCCCAGCGGGATCGTGTCGCCTCCTTGGAGAAGGAGCGCGACCACTTGGAAAGCGCACTGAAGAACGCCGGAGAGTCGGAAGCGCTCAAAGTGGAGCGGGTGACGCCGGTGCAAGCCGCCGACGCTCCTGGAGCTGAAGTCGAGAAGTTAAGAGAGCAGCTGGAGGCCGCCCAAGAGCAAGTGCAAGCTCTGGAGGAGAACCTCCTCGAGGAGAAGGAGACGCATGAAAGGGAGACCAAAGAGCTCTCGGAGCTGCGCTGGGAGGGAGGCCTGATGCGCACCGAGTCCGAGAGCGCTCAGGAGAGGGTCGCCGAGCTGGCCAGAGACCTTCTGGACGTGGAACAGAAACTGCTGGTGGAGAAGGAGCTGGTGGCGCAGCTGAGGGCGGAGAACCAGTCCTTCGGCAAGGCTATGGCCTCCCTTCAGGACAGCAAGGACCAGGCGGAACTCAAAGCCCGCCAGCTCGCCCTCAAGCGGGACGAGGCCACCAAAGTCGGAACCCCTTCCACAGGTTCCGCCGGAGAAGTGTGGAGCCTGAAGAACGCCCTGCAAGCTCTACAGAACGACCGCGAGAGACTGGTGAGTCCACGCCTTCCTCGAGTGGCGCTTCAAAGATATTTCTTTGGATCATTCTGGCCTTTCCTGACAGCTGGAGCAGCTTCAAGCACAGACGACGGAGCTGAAGACCAACAAGTCCGAGCTCGCTCGTCTGGGGGCGGGCGAGCTGATCAAAGTCAGCCAAGAGCTCTTTGAGGAGAAGAACAAGAACGCGCACCTGGCCGGCGTCGTCATGGAGATGGAGAACATGGCGGCGAGTGTCAAGGAGGAAATCGAGACACTCAGGTGAGACCCGCAAACGCCATCTCATATCTGTATGTTGGCGGTGATGAGTGCATGATTTCCCTCCAGACTGGAACGCGTGGACTGGATGAGCCAAGCCGAGCAGCTGAAGCAGCAGACGCTCAGCGCGTTGTCCGAGCGCGACCAGCAGCTGAGACAGCTCGCCGCCATGTTGGAGGAGGCCCGCGCGCACACGTCCAAGCGCCAGAAGGAACACTACCACAGAGAGGTCAACAAagattcaaataataataagaattattattattattattgatattatttttattactatttagggctgtcaaagttaaagcgttaactaattaattaatcacaaaaaaatatcgcattaatcatgtattaatgcagattaatcacactattaattttgaccacagattatcctttagctaGATAGCgtatggttacgttaaaggtaaaACAGGTtgcgtttgagcaataaacataattacatacatcaaagcatttaataaatgtttgcatatgacattcagaacatttgttcatgtcaaactatcagggtcattttttttctgttttattttaaaaaaaaattaaaaattaattgatttgaaaaagaggaggatgagcgtgtggaggggatcaaaaaatgttgaagatgttctcataatattaaatgttgaaagaattgacacgaggtgctctttaaatttaaaaagaaaacattattaaaaatttggggcgtcgggcgattaaaatttgcaatcataattaatcgcatgacttcactagttaactcactattaatcacaaattttatatctgttctaaatgtacaataaaaaaatctagattttcatactcttgttaacaaaagtggaaaaaaatgttaaactattagaaatagtttaaattaatttttgacgtctatagttgtcaatggcaatgaaatgagttaactcatttactgccattgacggatatatacgtcaaagatccatttcaACTGGGTTAAGAGTGAATGCGTTAAGTCATTATTGACAGTACCCCACAGTAATAGTATTGTTTATTCttacaaaatgtatataaatattttgtatatttaattattccttcctgctaaattttgagggaaaaaaatatttttgttttctaagcCACAATAACGATTTTAGTGTAGAATTATTCCATTCTTCTCATACTGCTGTCAGACCTCAGAGCAGGAAGTGGACAGTGCTCCCGGCGCTCCTCAGGAGAAGAGCAACCTGCAGGAGGTGCACGCCTCCCGGGCCGAGCTCTCGCATCTGCAGCGCAGGTACCGCATGGGTCCAGAGAAGACATTTTGTCTCGCAGAGTTTGGAAATCACCGGCCTGTAATGGCGTCTTTTTTGGATGTGCTCCTTCAGACTCGATGAAGAGACGCAGCAGAGGCTGACGGCTGAGGAGCAACTCATGGAAGCGCAGGATCGACTCAGGCGGTATAAGAGGCAAAATGGAGGACGGGCGAATTTGCGTAATGTCCGCTTATGTTTTCCGTTGAATGCTTCCTTCACAGCCAAACCAAATGGGAGGATAACTCGGAGACGGCGGTTTTCATCGAGCCTCCCGAAGGCAGCGTCACACGCGTGAGTCTCCACCTGAGTTGTGTCATGTGACTCTAGCACCTCGTCTGTGTAAttccacaccccccccccccccagcagaCTCGTCGAGGCACCACCCCGGGCCTGTTGCGGGCGCTACGCTCGGGCGCGTGCTGGCGGCGCCGCACGCCGCTTCTGGTGGGCGTCTACCTGCTCAGCGTGcacgtgctgctgctgctgtgcgtGGGCGGCTTCCTGTGACGTCTATAAAGGGTTCCCGCACACAAACACTGCACTTTACGTACAATTAAACACACACTCGCCAGTTTATTAGGAACCCCGACCCCGAATCATCTTAACAACCCTGCAATAACTACGCCGTCCGTATCTGGTGTATGCTGGGTGtgcctaataaattggccaggGAGTGAGGTCGTTTTGAGGGAGCTGCTGTTAGTTTTTAACTCTTTAATGGAGAGGACATGAAGGGAAAATGTTATGCGTCGAAATGCAAATAATTGTATCCATATTTATATATCCAAAGGGGTTCTGAGGTTCATGTTGTGCAGTTTCCGCACGTTATCTGTTGTGATCACAAAAACTGAGCGTGGTGCAATTACCAATAATTCTGTTTAGCattaccccaccccccaccccaaaaaacactttttaataacattttctgTTCACTAAAGTTGATAATGGATTCCAAAGGAGATGCGCTGCTAGCAGTAGCCATCTCAtagccagaggtgggcattccgtcagtcgCAAGCTACATCGAAATTGTTCAACTCAATCGCCGTTGTGTTTTAATAAACACACGAGAATTCTATTAAAGAATAGTTATTCAGCT
Protein-coding sequences here:
- the golgb1 gene encoding golgin subfamily B member 1 isoform X1; this translates as MLSRLATVLQELSGEEGQDGESQEGELTPQLPANADQALAESEAPEETKERLAHLEQLVVQLKELIRDKDTQLAGKDALLKNERETSEARFSKLKLQAKAKITSLSKQIDDLKGQEGAIQSPDSSFSRDVAVEGDPQELSSELQTRLQAAEKLLEEKDAAHAEQLRHLQAVVRDKDVRFQEQIQKHEEELLRTTAQSPNNGELQQALHASQRRCEELEEALKSRSQVLEMLQQEVTSADQQKQILTAQFRQMEGELAEAVKQRQEWAQRSSEADAALQEALERAKEEAAKYESELSSLSQAASDSLEKERTEVARMEKEMALLIDSVQVCREASEKDKLEISRLENELTSAREAESKVLQASQSSLEETKSQIVQLEQDLASLQEGQDEAWKKSDVLAEIWRHLRALTSRDVQPSEDIAVPDDLSLVLQAVLSLETQVTTLKVDHRDSEERCVQVTHTMEALQEQLDRSTSEKEDAIARIQQLEQQQIGPTSERDSEEPPADVPSEADRATVLALEQQLSEKDNELSVLRERLRMAEEQSTSDVASPHIVDEPTDQVATGDTGDNSATPPDCLEDTREEETTLVAEGTSVLSITADNESSPELIEHQESPEESKGTSSDEMVTSTDSEVAHSSWTLLEAVNQDGRQEWPSVMQDLSQLQTWETTSMEQEASTTSVTSSSVVIQETVEVRVTQDGASSENVPTGLFAQALAKELQKRYSQLLAELQTLREAAAESQEKIKSLDEETQRLTTEKEEARSRASDFEEELESSREGLQTLSQQSSCVAEKHNAEMRLLEEQIDILSSESKAKEQKMETLQADLELARQALSEQESQVLLLSAQLEDRKLLSSQMEIKLQDMESSMLEQSQMSVRDSESLCKKDSEICELQVRLSQKEQQMTELDESMSAKLSQVEEKRVLADGEVNNLKEQLAELQQLREETSSPEMDEELVSLRRSKKEVETQLANSRKKLQVVLVQRKELMKKVADLEMEAKNNAEKEETVAPETCPEVEKCSTDEMEAKLADLEQTLKSKDEAIENLQCKIGQQEQLLSETLNRELNKDAETHQAETDSDNTLVRSQVASLETECETLQKRVLEAQESRKESIRKAKEKDRHHRDQLKQQKEEYSELMERFELQSGERELLLTKVRQLEDKMSPHGEESKDLMAKIEKTSANDWVQEDWVDFAASEADSEQNKSGIQGQQLSEQSAKVSAQMEEPLKALKEDIQAMRTANMELELKLQEAQTSLSQKETELQDVSKELQALRENESQIEALSDEIKDLREKYRQAESCAEALKAEMEAATATASSQSASSIAALQVEVEDFKQFLNNKNHEITELSQQLCEQNTLILSMQDTVGHKDQLIASLEEELKMEKENSKKLEVEVSQRQEGEDNEAKLQQLQRKFQAALISRKEVLKENKTQKEQLTLSENLIGELQQKIKVAQDELEKLRAERTRLIDEVDRMLLENQSLSSSCESLKLAMDAIASEKDACKREGEWAKEEAAKMCKEWEEKVNGMKDEYETLLRSYENVSDEAERVRRVLEAARQERQELAAKVKSNEASRQEAEMQAEEARKEVEVVKDKMRKFVKAKQQKILELEEETERLREGQEKAPTKSQDEAQTTELNGLREELQTLKVKLDTTVAERDALTQQIEQLKERFDQEGRQDHTAPLAGDVQTSDPVVTETEMLEAEKTPKENPDDHISSTSAQVVGSEPTREHVLLEDKIKEMEAALSSERERWQEKEAKLKAGLASLERDLQESNENASLVASLEERLQESKEREKCLIEEGSKREVQFKELLKNLESEKDNLEERLMNQLAQLNGSIAGYQQDAADHHDKLTELKREVDGLERERGDLEAEARAQTDRAARLEEDMRQAQRQRAEAEAETGKHRELEHQLRSAQRVREGSQSRARQLEELLREKQLEVRQLQKDSIQYQERISELGVEVKALQLGHNELTKNLERSEGETSKNLEELKRTEAELANCKSNFSQAEEQLSQLMLEKTTLEKNAHQKEALWKAEAEQTLDSVRFRLGAELKEMELRLEEAFSERDKEEEATLEAREAAEAAERRAHEMQARLDESLARLAAFSRCMSSLQDDRDRVLDEARQWETRFNDTLLGKEADIRDRETRAKELAENLQKETALKEELQLALDRLEKSDKEQQLELDEAKKKLNESQAEVEREHDELLRTTAELQSAQSEVRLLKGEVESHNQRVHALEEAVARLQEDVGRAQLELRQREADDRRLCLTLEQLEADLHTSKALTENLQVALHEKEKREVEMLDEKEKAVAQAAEEARKEADGRARQAEEELERRRGELRVVEEKLRQAEEESGGRRAKLDSFTKAMGSLQDDRDRVLNMYKQLEEKHLQVMLDKDAVIQEAASESNSLKEELRSLLVQRDDLYAEKAKLSAQLHGYRDELKQVLSMKDSQHKQLLAAQRDRVASLEKERDHLESALKNAGESEALKVERVTPVQAADAPGAEVEKLREQLEAAQEQVQALEENLLEEKETHERETKELSELRWEGGLMRTESESAQERVAELARDLLDVEQKLLVEKELVAQLRAENQSFGKAMASLQDSKDQAELKARQLALKRDEATKVGTPSTGSAGEVWSLKNALQALQNDRERLLEQLQAQTTELKTNKSELARLGAGELIKVSQELFEEKNKNAHLAGVVMEMENMAASVKEEIETLRLERVDWMSQAEQLKQQTLSALSERDQQLRQLAAMLEEARAHTSKRQKEHYHRETSEQEVDSAPGAPQEKSNLQEVHASRAELSHLQRRLDEETQQRLTAEEQLMEAQDRLRRQTKWEDNSETAVFIEPPEGSVTRQTRRGTTPGLLRALRSGACWRRRTPLLVGVYLLSVHVLLLLCVGGFL
- the golgb1 gene encoding golgin subfamily B member 1 isoform X3, which encodes MLSRLATVLQELSGEEGQDGESQEGELTPQLPANADQALAESEAPEETKERLAHLEQLVVQLKELIRDKDTQLAGKDALLKNERETSEARFSKLKLQAKAKITSLSKQIDDLKGQEGAISPDSSFSRDVAVEGDPQELSSELQTRLQAAEKLLEEKDAAHAEQLRHLQAVVRDKDVRFQEQIQKHEEELLRTTAQSPNNGELQQALHASQRRCEELEEALKSRSQVLEMLQQEVTSADQQKQILTAQFRQMEGELAEAVKQRQEWAQRSSEADAALQEALERAKEEAAKYESELSSLSQAASDSLEKERTEVARMEKEMALLIDSVQVCREASEKDKLEISRLENELTSAREAESKVLQASQSSLEETKSQIVQLEQDLASLQEGQDEAWKKSDVLAEIWRHLRALTSRDVQPSEDIAVPDDLSLVLQAVLSLETQVTTLKVDHRDSEERCVQVTHTMEALQEQLDRSTSEKEDAIARIQQLEQQQIGPTSERDSEEPPADVPSEADRATVLALEQQLSEKDNELSVLRERLRMAEEQSTSDVASPHIVDEPTDQVATGDTGDNSATPPDCLEDTREEETTLVAEGTSVLSITADNESSPELIEHQESPEESKGTSSDEMVTSTDSEVAHSSWTLLEAVNQDGRQEWPSVMQDLSQLQTWETTSMEQEASTTSVTSSSVVIQETVEVRVTQDGASSENVPTGLFAQALAKELQKRYSQLLAELQTLREAAAESQEKIKSLDEETQRLTTEKEEARSRASDFEEELESSREGLQTLSQQSSCVAEKHNAEMRLLEEQIDILSSESKAKEQKMETLQADLELARQALSEQESQVLLLSAQLEDRKLLSSQMEIKLQDMESSMLEQSQMSVRDSESLCKKDSEICELQVRLSQKEQQMTELDESMSAKLSQVEEKRVLADGEVNNLKEQLAELQQLREETSSPEMDEELVSLRRSKKEVETQLANSRKKLQVVLVQRKELMKKVADLEMEAKNNAEKEETVAPETCPEVEKCSTDEMEAKLADLEQTLKSKDEAIENLQCKIGQQEQLLSETLNRELNKDAETHQAETDSDNTLVRSQVASLETECETLQKRVLEAQESRKESIRKAKEKDRHHRDQLKQQKEEYSELMERFELQSGERELLLTKVRQLEDKMSPHGEESKDLMAKIEKTSANDWVQEDWVDFAASEADSEQNKSGIQGQQLSEQSAKVSAQMEEPLKALKEDIQAMRTANMELELKLQEAQTSLSQKETELQDVSKELQALRENESQIEALSDEIKDLREKYRQAESCAEALKAEMEAATATASSQSASSIAALQVEVEDFKQFLNNKNHEITELSQQLCEQNTLILSMQDTVGHKDQLIASLEEELKMEKENSKKLEVEVSQRQEGEDNEAKLQQLQRKFQAALISRKEVLKENKTQKEQLTLSENLIGELQQKIKVAQDELEKLRAERTRLIDEVDRMLLENQSLSSSCESLKLAMDAIASEKDACKREGEWAKEEAAKMCKEWEEKVNGMKDEYETLLRSYENVSDEAERVRRVLEAARQERQELAAKVKSNEASRQEAEMQAEEARKEVEVVKDKMRKFVKAKQQKILELEEETERLREGQEKAPTKSQDEAQTTELNGLREELQTLKVKLDTTVAERDALTQQIEQLKERFDQEGRQDHTAPLAGDVQTSDPVVTETEMLEAEKTPKENPDDHISSTSAQVVGSEPTREHVLLEDKIKEMEAALSSERERWQEKEAKLKAGLASLERDLQESNENASLVASLEERLQESKEREKCLIEEGSKREVQFKELLKNLESEKDNLEERLMNQLAQLNGSIAGYQQDAADHHDKLTELKREVDGLERERGDLEAEARAQTDRAARLEEDMRQAQRQRAEAEAETGKHRELEHQLRSAQRVREGSQSRARQLEELLREKQLEVRQLQKDSIQYQERISELGVEVKALQLGHNELTKNLERSEGETSKNLEELKRTEAELANCKSNFSQAEEQLSQLMLEKTTLEKNAHQKEALWKAEAEQTLDSVRFRLGAELKEMELRLEEAFSERDKEEEATLEAREAAEAAERRAHEMQARLDESLARLAAFSRCMSSLQDDRDRVLDEARQWETRFNDTLLGKEADIRDRETRAKELAENLQKETALKEELQLALDRLEKSDKEQQLELDEAKKKLNESQAEVEREHDELLRTTAELQSAQSEVRLLKGEVESHNQRVHALEEAVARLQEDVGRAQLELRQREADDRRLCLTLEQLEADLHTSKALTENLQVALHEKEKREVEMLDEKEKAVAQAAEEARKEADGRARQAEEELERRRGELRVVEEKLRQAEEESGGRRAKLDSFTKAMGSLQDDRDRVLNMYKQLEEKHLQVMLDKDAVIQEAASESNSLKEELRSLLVQRDDLYAEKAKLSAQLHGYRDELKQVLSMKDSQHKQLLAAQRDRVASLEKERDHLESALKNAGESEALKVERVTPVQAADAPGAEVEKLREQLEAAQEQVQALEENLLEEKETHERETKELSELRWEGGLMRTESESAQERVAELARDLLDVEQKLLVEKELVAQLRAENQSFGKAMASLQDSKDQAELKARQLALKRDEATKVGTPSTGSAGEVWSLKNALQALQNDRERLLEQLQAQTTELKTNKSELARLGAGELIKVSQELFEEKNKNAHLAGVVMEMENMAASVKEEIETLRLERVDWMSQAEQLKQQTLSALSERDQQLRQLAAMLEEARAHTSKRQKEHYHRETSEQEVDSAPGAPQEKSNLQEVHASRAELSHLQRRLDEETQQRLTAEEQLMEAQDRLRRQTKWEDNSETAVFIEPPEGSVTRQTRRGTTPGLLRALRSGACWRRRTPLLVGVYLLSVHVLLLLCVGGFL